The Anomaloglossus baeobatrachus isolate aAnoBae1 chromosome 5, aAnoBae1.hap1, whole genome shotgun sequence genome includes the window TTTCTTCCCGTCCCTTTCTCTTGGGCGGAGAGCGTAAAAGCCTTTCTTGAACAAATTTGTACAGCAGCCACATGGTCTTCACCTTCCTTTTTTTAGGCACTACAGGTTGGATTGGGGTTCTAATGACCTTTCCATTGGGAGAAATGTTTTacaagcggtggtccctccctagggGAATTCTCTGTAGTTCTTTTTTAGTGCTGTCCTGACAAAGGGAAAATAGATTAATCACTGGTAACTGGGTTttccagacacataacagcaccctTTATTTTCCCTTCCTTTGTTTCTATTTCCATTTTTTATGTTCCTCATTGGTGGTGTGTTACATATATTAGGTTTCGTGTCCTTGGGATTGATCCGCTCTGCTTGGTGTAGTTGTGGGTCTGGAAAACCCAATTACCAGTAAGCAATTATCTCTTTTTTACGGATGTATTACCAGTAAGCAACTATTCTTTACTGCTTTATTTTAATTTTCTATTTTTGCAACTTCTATGAAAAAGTGATGTAACTTGGGTTAAATTTATGCAGAAATTTGGAAAATCCTGAAGGGTTCACAAAAGTTTAAGAAGCATTTTAACTGAAGGAACTatagaaatgtctgtagtgagatttattactgtgtctctccatacatAGGATTACATAATGGTGAAGACCTCTAGCTGTCAGGCCCCAGTGTCTGAGGAATGGGGAGGATTCCTAAGCCCAATCCCGGGGTCTCCACCCTCCCGGATACATGAggccatcaatgaccagaagatcctagaactcatctacaagatgattgagctgctgactggagaggtgacactgctgggaatgctgggacattatacagtaacgctatgaagggatcgggggatgacggtatcattgtatgtgtcaggttcctataaggtgtcaggacgtcaccatctatttctccatggaggagtgggagtatctagaagagcACAAGGAtcagtacaaggacgtcatgatggaggagaatccaccccgcacatcaccaggtaatggACAGGACCAAATACACACATCTGTTAAAGGGATTGGTCACTTTAGAGAAATATTTAAAAGTTGACCAGCTACTGAAGAAAAAAAACTTTCAGAAAGATGAAAATTAAGTAAAattacatacatatactgtatatatttcctTATGTCTTTCCTACAGTAAGAACCAGTAAGAGGACGACGCCAGAGACTCATCCCGGAGCTCAGGACTGGTCACAGGATCATCAGGTCGGTGGGGAGGAGGTTGTAGGGATCTGATGTGTAGGAGGCTGTGCAGGTCGTGTTCTGCCGTCCAGCATTATTGTATGATTTATACATGGCGGAGATGGCAGCTGACCACAGACGTTACATGGggtctggatctcctcatacttttcTGGCTGTGGAAAAGGAACTGATGGGTTGGATTTATATGGAAGATGTGCCGCTCTTTCTCGTAATGGCAGCTTCGGTCGTCCTGCTAAGGATGTTACCAAAACACATTATTCCCTATCCATGGAATAAGGAATGACTATCACTGGGGGTTTGGCCTCTGGTCTCTCCACTGATCCAGAGATTGGGGCTCTGTGACCCCAAGATTGTGGCTCTGCAGCCCCTTCCGGAAAAGAGCGAAGGTGCGCATGCTCAACCTTCGCTTCATTGATTATCACTGGGAATTGGAAGTGCATCGCTCGGCTGTTTACATCagtccagggccggactgggactaaaattcagccctggcatttgggggtacagagGCCCACTTTtctcgtggtgaatgtgtaatatatttctgcacttgtatatgtgagtactgtatggcattatgtgagcactgtatggcattatgtgagcactgtatggcgctgTGTGACActatcactctgtcacactgtatggcactatgtgagcactgtattgcattatgtgacactgtatggcactatgtgacactgtatggcactatgtgacactgtatggcactatgtgacactatggcattatgtgagcactgtatggtattatgtgagtactgtatggcactatgtgagtactgtatggctctatgtgacactgtatcactctgtcacactgtatggtgCTATGTGACactatatggcactatgtgagcactgtatggcattttatgagtactgtatggcactgtgagcactgtatggcactatgtgacaaatttttgcagtgtgtagcagaccttgatgtattttctgctctttgcttccctgatttgtggattgttccgccacatacctgtgtcctaatcactctacaagcgctgcagtcactacaggggattgtacctgtgcgctcaggtccaggactaatatcactgatatcacactaattagtcctcgattaatgactccgcacccccctccccacacacacacacacacacacacacacacacacacacacacacacacacaaaaacacacacacacacacacacaatacaatgcacccccattacccctcccccccccccacacacacacacacacacacacactacaatgcaccgccattacacacacacacacacacacacacagtacaatgcaccctcattacccctccacacacgcacacacatacaatgcacccccattacacacacacacacacacacagtacaatgcacccccattacccctccacacacgcacagacatacaatgcacccccattacacacacacaatacactcccattagccacacacacacacacactacattgcacgctccattaccccctccccccacacacaatacaatacacccccccatcacccactacacaaacacacacacacaatgcagcccccattacccctccccccacacacaatacaatgcaccctccattaccccctccccagacataatacaatgcacccccatcaccccctacacacacaaattacaccatcccatcactacacactccggcccacccctccctcggaatacagtactcttacccccccccccctgcttgtcacaaagctgtgttccttcacaaatattCCCCCCGTTATGtgtctcagcccctccccactcatccccattaattaaacctgtctcttcggctcctccatggagcgcttaccgcttcctaATGTCtcctgtgtgccggcgcccgcagcactgtgattatgtcagcaaggtgctgatctcatcacattgctgcacgTCAGGGGCAGTCCTCGTCCCGGTGCCCTTTTCAAATCTATTTACGTCTtaaagacacaaatacatttgcataggaaggaggaagctgcggtcaccggcactgccaccgccgcgctcctcagcagtgtgtgcatgccgggccggCAGAGCAGCACACaacagggccggcacagcacaggcctgcctcctggtcctgctgcagctagtgtgcccggcctgcacacactgctgaggagcgtggcggtgactgcagatacagcggcccaccacagggaccggtccactacagggaccgggccatctggcatttgccagaattgccctatggtcagtccggactTGCATCagtcccatagggaatgaatggagcagaagcCGAGCATGCGCACCTTCACTCTTTTCAGGATGGGACTGCAGAGCTGCATACACAGGATCTCTGGATCTGGTGTCTCCGCAGTCGAATCTCCGCCAATCTACGATGGACAGGGGATAACTTGCTGATTTGgggaggaataaccctttaatgatctTTTCTGTCATCTATTCATTCCATGTGAATAGATGCCATTGCTTTCACAGCTTGTGAATCAGGATGAAGTTCTGCACCATTGTCCTACTACAGACATAATAGAAGAAGAGGAGAAATATGTGAGGGGTGACGAGCAGTGTAAGAAGGAGACTCCGACAGATGACGGCTCCGGTGAGTAGTGGCCACTGAATGCAGATCACATATTCCTCTTCTCCACTGGATGCAGCAGTTTTATTTTTTCTCCAACTTTTCATGAGCTGAATTCAGAGATCTTATGTCTTTCCTACAGTAAGAACCAGTAAGAGGACGACACCAGAGAGACATCCCGGAGCTCAGGACTGGTCACCGCTTCATCAGGTCGGTATGGAGGAGGTTGTAGGGATCTGATGTGTAGGAGGCTGCGCAGGTCGTGTTCTGCCAtccagcattattatatgatttatACATGGTGGAGAAGGCAGCTGACCACAGACGTTACATGGGGTCTGGATCGCCTCATACTTTTCTGGCTGTGGAAAAGGAACTGATAGGTTGGATTTATATGGAAGATGTGCAGCTATTTCCCGTAATGGAAGCTTCGGTCGTCCTGCTAAGGATGTTACCAACATACATTATTCCCTATCCATGGAATAAGGAATAACTTGATCACTGGGGGTTTGACCACTGGTCTCTCCACTGATCCTGAGATTGGGGCTCTGTGACCCCAAGAATGTGGCTCTGCAGCCCCTTCCGGAAAAGAGCGAAGATGCGCATGCTCAACCTTCGCTTCATTGATTATCAATGGGAATTGGAAGTGCATCGCTCGGCTGTTtacatcagtcccatagacaatgaatggagcagaagtcGAGCATGCACACCTTCACTCTTTTCAGGATGGGCTTCAGCGCTGCATACACAGGATCTCTGGATCTGGTgtcccagcagtcggacccccgCCAATCTAcaatggataggggataacttgctgaTTTGGGGAGGAATAACCCTTTCATTATCTTTTCTGTCATCTATTCATTCCATATGAATAGATGCCATTGTTTTCACAGCTTTTGGATCAGGACCATTGTCCTACTACAGACATAATGGAAGAAGAGAAGAAATATGTGAGGGGTGACGAGCAGTGTAAGATGGTGACTCCGACAGATGACGGCTCCGGTGAGTAATGGCCTCTGAATGCAGATCACGTATTCCTCTTCTCCACTGGATGCAGCAGTTtcgttttttctcccatttttcatgagctgaactcagagagctaagactttttctatgtac containing:
- the LOC142310672 gene encoding gastrula zinc finger protein XlCGF66.1-like; translated protein: MNKDRDQMVERLMNLTLEILFRITGEDYIMVKTSSCQAPVSEEWGGFLSPIPGSPPSRIHEAINDQKILELIYKMIELLTGEVPIRCQDVTIYFSMEEWEYLEEHKDQYKDVMMEENPPRTSPVRTSKRTTPETHPGAQDWSQDHQMPLLSQLVNQDEVLHHCPTTDIIEEEEKYVRGDEQCKKETPTDDGSVRTSKRTTPERHPGAQDWSPLHQMPLFSQLLDQDHCPTTDIMEEEKKYVRGDEQCKMVTPTDDGSGDCNKGAGGHLTSNLKAENPDNSQDTHEYLATLKGNKSFSCSECKKCFINNARLVVHQRIHTGEKPFSCSECDKSFKQKAHLVSHLRIHTGEKRYSCSECEKCFQRSQDLVIHQRTHTGEKPYSCLECGKCYNNKSVLVKHKKIHTGEKPYSCSDCGKRFPARSALFRHLKTHTSEKPNTGVSQ